In the genome of Massilibacillus massiliensis, one region contains:
- a CDS encoding YlmC/YmxH family sporulation protein, which produces MIKSSDFRLKDVINISDGKKLGSISDIEFDVESGKVTSIVVPSTGRFLGFFNRGEDIIIPWEKINKIGTDVILVNIFGVAEIEK; this is translated from the coding sequence ATGATTAAAAGTTCTGATTTTAGATTAAAAGATGTTATCAATATAAGCGATGGAAAAAAATTAGGGAGTATTAGCGATATTGAGTTTGATGTTGAATCAGGAAAAGTAACATCTATCGTTGTCCCAAGTACAGGAAGGTTTCTAGGCTTTTTTAATCGAGGAGAAGATATCATAATTCCATGGGAAAAAATTAATAAAATTGGTACTGATGTTATTTTGGTAAATATATTTGGGGTTGCAGAGATTGAGAAATAG
- a CDS encoding TIGR03960 family B12-binding radical SAM protein: MSWLLKQKMQQILSKEKGTKVFPPGLRNAFALVYPNSYHVGMSNLGFHIIYDQINNRPDTACERVFLADKKLEEEYIRTNTPIMSIENQRSLYEFPLIGFSISFEMDYFNILKILDMGKVELLAKERGESDPILIAGGPCATFNPEPLSEFIDVFIIGEGEEIIHHILDAYYQGKESGRAREEILFSLAHIEGVYVPRFYKHLYHLDGTLRDIVHLADVPSTIYKQWIRNLDHYKAETVIITDDTEFKDLYLVEIARGCGRHCRFCMAGYCFRKPRNRTLKNLEQTILSAKKFGKKIGLMGAAISDYPQINQLCRIILDLDLQMSVASFRADSVTAELVQSLVKSGVKTLTLAPEAGSTKMRQVINKGITDEHLYNSIDLGIEAGVQNFRLYIMVGLPFEDEEDIQDIVEMAKKIKCYMQKMGSKGLLTLSINPFIPKPFTPFQWLPMENIKVVERRLKFIKTSLKSIKGIDVLIESPKEAYIQGILARGDRKISAPLYEAHKMGGIKAFKNAMKKSNLDESFYLYRERKENEIFAWNILNMGFQNSYLYKELVNAKKGIHTIKCFDGCKRCGICN; this comes from the coding sequence TTGTCGTGGCTTTTAAAACAAAAAATGCAGCAAATACTTAGTAAAGAAAAAGGTACAAAGGTTTTTCCTCCAGGGTTACGTAATGCCTTTGCATTAGTATATCCTAATTCTTATCACGTTGGCATGTCAAATTTAGGATTTCATATCATATATGATCAAATTAATAATAGACCAGACACGGCTTGTGAAAGAGTTTTTTTAGCGGATAAAAAACTAGAGGAAGAATATATACGAACAAATACTCCGATAATGAGCATTGAGAATCAACGTTCATTATATGAATTTCCTTTGATCGGATTTTCTATTTCTTTTGAAATGGATTATTTCAATATTTTAAAAATATTGGATATGGGAAAGGTCGAATTGTTAGCGAAAGAACGTGGTGAAAGTGATCCTATTCTCATTGCTGGAGGCCCCTGTGCGACTTTTAATCCAGAGCCATTAAGCGAATTTATTGATGTTTTTATTATTGGTGAAGGAGAAGAGATTATCCATCACATATTGGATGCTTACTACCAAGGCAAAGAGAGCGGTCGAGCAAGAGAAGAGATCTTATTTTCTCTTGCTCATATTGAAGGTGTATATGTACCCCGCTTTTATAAGCATCTTTATCATTTAGATGGAACACTTAGGGATATCGTTCATCTTGCAGATGTGCCATCCACGATCTATAAACAATGGATTAGAAATTTAGATCATTATAAAGCAGAAACAGTCATAATTACTGATGATACTGAATTTAAGGATTTATATTTAGTTGAAATTGCAAGAGGATGTGGGCGTCATTGCAGATTTTGTATGGCTGGCTATTGTTTTAGGAAACCACGGAACAGAACACTGAAAAATTTGGAGCAAACAATTCTATCTGCAAAAAAATTTGGGAAAAAAATTGGGTTAATGGGAGCTGCAATCTCAGATTATCCCCAAATAAACCAGTTGTGCCGAATTATTCTTGATTTAGATTTACAGATGTCTGTCGCTTCTTTTAGAGCGGATTCCGTAACAGCTGAGCTTGTTCAATCACTTGTAAAAAGTGGTGTAAAGACATTAACTTTAGCTCCAGAGGCTGGTAGTACTAAAATGCGCCAAGTTATAAATAAAGGAATAACCGATGAACACTTATATAATTCTATTGATTTAGGCATTGAGGCAGGTGTCCAAAATTTTCGTCTGTATATTATGGTGGGATTGCCGTTTGAGGACGAAGAAGATATACAAGATATCGTTGAAATGGCAAAGAAAATCAAATGTTATATGCAGAAAATGGGCAGTAAAGGTTTATTGACTTTGAGTATTAATCCTTTTATCCCTAAGCCATTTACGCCTTTTCAGTGGCTTCCAATGGAAAATATAAAGGTAGTCGAACGAAGGTTGAAATTTATAAAAACTTCCTTAAAATCTATAAAAGGTATTGATGTGTTGATTGAATCACCTAAAGAAGCCTATATACAAGGAATTTTGGCAAGAGGAGATCGAAAAATATCTGCGCCCCTATATGAAGCACATAAAATGGGTGGGATAAAAGCTTTTAAAAATGCTATGAAAAAAAGCAATTTAGATGAGTCTTTTTATTTGTATAGAGAACGCAAAGAAAATGAAATATTTGCTTGGAACATATTGAATATGGGATTTCAGAATAGTTATTTATATAAAGAATTAGTCAATGCCAAAAAAGGAATACACACCATAAAGTGTTTTGATGGTTGTAAACGATGCGGGATATGTAATTAA
- a CDS encoding YgiQ family radical SAM protein → MNKFLPISKQDMEERGWQQLDFLFVTGDAYVDHPSFGPAIISRILEKRGFKVGIISQPNWRDTNDFKKLGKPKFGVLVSSGNLDSMLNKFTAAKKHRSKDNYTPGGRSGRRPDRATIVYCNRIREIWKKTPIIIGGIEASLRRFAHYDYWSNHVRRSILVDSRADLLIYGMGEKQIVEIAEQLAQGIQISAITSVKGTCYQSENLDCVWEYVEVPSYEKVSSDKVKFAEAFKIQYLEQDPIRGKTIVQASGDNYIIQNPPALPLTMEEMDDVYALPYMRTYHPSYEEAGGVPAIEEVKFSLVSQRGCFGGCNFCAIVSHQGRIIQSRSKESIMNEAKLLTALPDFKGYIHDVGGPTANFRRPSCQSQFERGTCRGKACLAPQICRNLTADHSDYIDLLRSLRSLPKVKKVFIRSGIRYDYLLAAKDNFLEELCEHHVSGQLKIAPEHISEKVTKLMGKSNKDVYIKFVNAFKKMNQKLGKEQYLVPYFMSSHPGATLKDAIELAEFIRDLNYRPEQVQDFIPTPGSLSTCMYYTGINPLTNERIYVARDDKEKHMQRALLQYRDPKNYNLVYQALKQAGRDDLIGYGAKCLIRPFNKQENLNRNQHIKSHKNELNSQRNKKRSSSLESKKIIKNKAGKKSPF, encoded by the coding sequence ATGAATAAATTTTTGCCAATAAGTAAACAAGATATGGAAGAACGAGGATGGCAGCAATTAGACTTCCTTTTTGTTACAGGTGACGCATATGTAGATCATCCCAGTTTTGGACCGGCAATTATCAGTAGAATTCTAGAAAAAAGAGGTTTCAAAGTAGGGATCATTTCACAACCTAATTGGCGAGATACGAATGATTTTAAGAAACTTGGAAAACCAAAATTCGGCGTGTTAGTTTCAAGTGGAAATTTAGACTCTATGCTGAATAAATTTACAGCAGCCAAAAAGCATCGTAGTAAGGACAATTATACACCAGGCGGTCGATCAGGACGTCGTCCTGATCGAGCTACAATTGTCTATTGTAATCGCATTCGTGAGATTTGGAAGAAGACACCGATTATTATAGGGGGCATTGAAGCAAGTTTAAGAAGATTTGCGCATTATGATTATTGGTCTAATCATGTTAGAAGATCTATTTTAGTGGACAGTAGAGCTGATTTATTGATTTATGGTATGGGCGAGAAACAAATTGTTGAAATTGCAGAACAATTAGCACAAGGTATTCAGATATCTGCAATAACCTCGGTTAAAGGAACTTGCTATCAATCTGAAAATTTAGATTGTGTATGGGAGTATGTAGAAGTTCCAAGCTATGAGAAAGTTTCGAGTGACAAAGTTAAGTTCGCGGAAGCTTTTAAAATACAATATTTAGAACAAGATCCGATTAGGGGAAAAACAATTGTACAAGCAAGCGGAGATAATTATATTATTCAAAATCCACCTGCATTACCTTTGACAATGGAAGAAATGGATGATGTTTATGCTCTTCCATATATGCGTACTTATCATCCTAGCTATGAAGAGGCCGGTGGCGTTCCAGCTATTGAAGAAGTTAAATTTAGTTTGGTAAGTCAACGAGGCTGTTTCGGTGGATGTAATTTTTGTGCGATTGTTTCACATCAGGGACGAATTATTCAAAGTCGAAGCAAAGAATCAATCATGAATGAAGCAAAACTATTAACGGCATTGCCAGATTTTAAGGGATATATTCATGACGTTGGAGGGCCTACAGCTAATTTTAGAAGACCTTCTTGCCAAAGTCAGTTTGAGCGTGGAACTTGTAGGGGAAAAGCTTGTTTAGCACCTCAAATATGTAGAAATTTGACGGCTGATCATAGTGATTATATTGATTTGTTACGTTCACTACGAAGCCTTCCAAAGGTAAAGAAGGTTTTTATTCGTTCAGGTATACGGTATGATTATTTACTTGCTGCTAAGGATAATTTTCTCGAAGAATTATGTGAACATCATGTTAGTGGGCAGTTAAAGATCGCACCAGAGCATATTTCAGAAAAAGTTACGAAGTTGATGGGAAAATCAAATAAAGATGTATATATAAAATTTGTAAATGCCTTTAAGAAAATGAATCAAAAATTGGGGAAAGAGCAATATCTGGTTCCATATTTTATGTCTAGTCATCCAGGTGCAACTCTAAAAGATGCAATTGAATTGGCAGAATTTATCCGTGACTTAAATTATCGTCCTGAACAGGTTCAAGATTTTATTCCTACACCTGGAAGTTTATCTACTTGTATGTATTATACCGGAATAAATCCTTTAACTAATGAACGTATTTATGTTGCTCGAGATGATAAAGAAAAACATATGCAAAGAGCACTTCTTCAATATCGTGATCCTAAGAACTATAATTTAGTCTATCAAGCCCTAAAACAAGCTGGACGTGATGATTTAATCGGATATGGAGCAAAATGTCTGATTCGTCCATTTAATAAACAAGAAAATTTAAATAGAAATCAGCATATAAAATCGCATAAAAATGAACTAAATTCACAGCGAAATAAAAAACGATCATCTAGTTTAGAATCTAAAAAAATAATCAAAAATAAAGCCGGGAAAAAATCACCATTTTAA
- the sigG gene encoding RNA polymerase sporulation sigma factor SigG produces MIINKVEICGVNTAKLPVISASKMRELFVVLQNGELSAREKLIYGNLRLVLSVIQRFNNRGEYVDDLFQVGCIGLMKAIDNFDLSQNVKFSTYAVPMIIGEIRRYLRDNNPIRVSRSMRDVAYKALQVRDSLVNRYSREPSINEIASELNLPREEIIFALDAIQEPISLFEPIYHDGGDPIFVMDQIGDDKNLDMNWLESVAIKDALHKLTQREKHILTLRFFDGKTQMEVAEEIGISQAQVSRLEKSALGHMRKHI; encoded by the coding sequence GTGATTATTAATAAAGTTGAAATTTGCGGTGTTAATACTGCAAAATTACCTGTTATTTCTGCAAGTAAAATGAGGGAATTGTTTGTTGTATTACAAAATGGGGAATTATCAGCTAGAGAAAAACTCATTTATGGAAATTTAAGATTGGTATTAAGTGTGATCCAGAGATTTAATAATCGAGGAGAATATGTTGATGATTTATTTCAGGTAGGATGCATCGGGTTAATGAAAGCAATCGATAATTTTGATCTGTCTCAAAACGTTAAATTTTCTACTTATGCCGTGCCTATGATTATTGGTGAAATCCGTAGATATTTAAGAGATAATAATCCAATTCGAGTAAGTCGTTCAATGCGAGATGTAGCTTACAAAGCTTTACAAGTAAGAGATTCTCTTGTAAATAGATATTCAAGAGAACCTTCTATTAATGAAATTGCTTCTGAATTGAATTTACCTAGAGAAGAAATTATCTTTGCATTAGATGCTATACAGGAACCTATTTCTTTGTTTGAACCAATTTACCATGATGGTGGTGATCCTATCTTTGTAATGGATCAAATCGGAGATGATAAAAATCTGGATATGAATTGGCTTGAAAGCGTTGCAATTAAAGATGCCTTGCATAAATTAACGCAACGGGAAAAACATATTTTAACTTTGCGTTTTTTCGATGGTAAAACGCAAATGGAAGTTGCTGAGGAAATCGGCATATCACAAGCGCAAGTTTCTAGATTAGAAAAATCGGCACTAGGCCATATGCGCAAACATATTTAG
- a CDS encoding cell division protein SepF, with product MSIIDKVCGKLGLMDPTDSEDIKVIREIKEPRVEREVRQKGTDEDEFKFKKSMNPGNVVNLHTTTNGGNASAKQMKVMVLEPLSFDDAQHVADHLKSRKPVVVNFENTDTEIAKRIIDFISGTTYALSGNIQKVGTNIFLCAPSNVDVAYTQQEEQADKVVMPWIKK from the coding sequence ATGAGCATTATAGATAAGGTTTGTGGAAAATTAGGCTTAATGGATCCCACAGATTCTGAAGATATAAAAGTTATTAGAGAGATAAAAGAACCTAGAGTTGAAAGAGAAGTCCGCCAAAAAGGAACGGATGAGGATGAGTTTAAATTTAAAAAGTCAATGAATCCGGGTAATGTTGTGAACTTACATACTACAACAAATGGGGGAAACGCTTCAGCTAAACAAATGAAAGTTATGGTCTTAGAGCCATTATCTTTTGATGACGCTCAACACGTAGCAGATCATTTAAAAAGTCGTAAGCCTGTTGTTGTAAACTTTGAAAATACAGATACAGAAATTGCTAAACGTATTATCGATTTTATTAGTGGGACAACTTATGCACTTTCTGGAAACATCCAAAAGGTTGGAACGAATATATTCTTATGTGCACCTAGTAACGTAGATGTAGCATATA
- the sigE gene encoding RNA polymerase sporulation sigma factor SigE produces MMHLNISLLIFKLKLISILKFLKIAKEREVFYVGSNEALPPPLSNEEENELLNCLGNGDMTVKNIFIERNLRLVVYIARKFENTGIGIEDLVSIGTIGLIKAVNTFDPIKKIKLATYASRCIENEILMYLRRNNKIKSEVSFDEPLNIDWDGNELLLSDVLGTENDVIYKSMEEEIDKKLLCIAMNKLSKRERKILELRFGLNHHAQEKTQKEVADMLGISQSYISRLEKRILKKMKKDIKQMC; encoded by the coding sequence ATGATGCATTTAAATATTAGTTTACTGATATTTAAATTAAAATTAATTTCAATCTTAAAATTTTTGAAAATTGCAAAAGAACGAGAAGTTTTTTATGTTGGCAGCAATGAAGCTTTGCCACCACCCCTTAGTAACGAAGAAGAAAATGAATTGCTTAATTGTTTAGGAAACGGAGATATGACAGTTAAAAATATTTTTATCGAAAGAAACTTGCGCTTAGTTGTGTATATTGCACGTAAATTTGAAAATACAGGAATTGGTATAGAAGATTTAGTTAGTATTGGAACAATTGGTTTAATTAAGGCGGTAAACACATTTGATCCGATAAAAAAAATAAAGCTTGCTACTTATGCCTCTAGATGTATTGAAAATGAAATTTTAATGTATTTACGACGGAATAATAAAATTAAATCAGAAGTATCTTTTGATGAACCGCTTAATATTGATTGGGATGGCAATGAATTGTTATTATCTGATGTTTTAGGAACAGAGAATGATGTTATTTATAAATCAATGGAAGAGGAGATTGATAAGAAATTATTATGCATTGCAATGAATAAATTATCTAAAAGAGAAAGAAAAATTTTGGAATTAAGATTTGGACTGAATCATCACGCGCAAGAAAAAACACAAAAAGAAGTTGCTGATATGCTTGGGATATCTCAATCCTATATTTCACGTTTAGAAAAACGTATTTTAAAGAAAATGAAAAAAGACATTAAACAAATGTGTTAA
- the pgeF gene encoding peptidoglycan editing factor PgeF: MSFVLNYISNGIWTGTFSNFPATLVTHAISTRLGGVSDQPFKSMNLAMHNGDTIEKVIDNRKLFCNAIEINCHNIVTAEQIHGDHIVCVNEKHIGKGSASYEDAIKGTDALITNCRNIPLMLFFADCVPVIIVDPIKKAIAVSHAGWKGTVKKIAQKTILAMEKNFQTQSEDCLIGIGPSIGPCCYEVDEVVVDELKKEFKEKADLCIKKYKNKWKLDLWMANKLQLMEIGVKEENIDCSNVCTSCNSDLFFSYRADHGSTGRIAAMISLK, from the coding sequence ATGAGTTTTGTTTTAAATTATATTTCAAATGGGATATGGACTGGAACCTTCTCAAATTTTCCTGCAACATTGGTAACCCATGCGATTTCCACTCGATTAGGAGGTGTCAGTGACCAACCATTTAAAAGTATGAATCTAGCAATGCATAATGGCGATACAATAGAAAAAGTTATCGATAATAGGAAACTTTTTTGCAATGCAATTGAAATAAACTGTCATAATATCGTCACTGCAGAACAAATTCATGGTGATCACATCGTATGTGTAAATGAAAAGCATATAGGAAAAGGTTCTGCTTCTTATGAAGATGCAATTAAAGGAACAGATGCTCTTATTACCAATTGTAGAAATATTCCATTAATGCTTTTCTTTGCAGATTGTGTTCCTGTAATTATTGTTGATCCAATAAAAAAAGCAATCGCTGTCAGTCATGCTGGTTGGAAAGGCACTGTGAAGAAAATTGCACAAAAAACTATTTTAGCCATGGAAAAAAATTTTCAAACCCAAAGTGAAGATTGTTTAATTGGAATTGGTCCTTCAATCGGACCGTGTTGTTATGAAGTCGATGAAGTAGTTGTAGATGAATTAAAAAAAGAATTTAAAGAAAAAGCTGATTTATGTATTAAAAAATATAAAAATAAATGGAAGTTAGATCTGTGGATGGCAAATAAATTGCAACTGATGGAAATCGGGGTAAAAGAAGAAAACATTGATTGTAGCAATGTTTGTACTTCGTGTAATTCAGACTTATTCTTTTCTTATAGGGCGGATCATGGATCTACTGGAAGAATTGCGGCAATGATCAGTTTGAAATAA
- a CDS encoding sigma-E processing peptidase SpoIIGA, giving the protein MVLIYIDLFILLNLIVNGIIIFLTGWVLGKKYNFTRYSIAILLSVTYSMVYLLCDFIWLSNLIVKLFMSMFIVWSAFKIHSFREFFRILGIFYMISFILGGAVYGYFFFEFNSKDFFIKKYIHWEFILKGILLGCIVIVVFIKSILKEHLKKQNLYMLKISYNDKSVELMGLLDTGNRLYTIGGQNPVMIIDKYALQPLLNQNVNNFLEQNSAEMWITNVTQCHDKEWVKSLFFIPYKGIENSDVLLGFKPDSISVLSGVYKKLDRNFVIAICSKKLVENEEYRILLHAEVLNYL; this is encoded by the coding sequence GTGGTGCTTATTTATATTGATCTATTTATTTTATTAAATTTAATTGTAAATGGTATTATAATTTTCTTGACTGGTTGGGTTCTTGGGAAAAAGTACAATTTTACCAGATATAGTATTGCTATACTATTAAGTGTTACTTATAGTATGGTTTATCTTTTATGTGATTTTATTTGGTTATCTAATCTTATCGTAAAACTTTTTATGTCTATGTTTATTGTTTGGAGTGCATTCAAGATACATTCATTTAGAGAATTTTTTCGTATATTAGGAATTTTTTATATGATTTCTTTTATCCTTGGTGGGGCTGTATATGGGTACTTTTTTTTCGAATTTAATTCGAAAGATTTTTTTATAAAAAAATACATCCATTGGGAATTTATTTTAAAAGGAATATTATTAGGATGCATTGTGATTGTGGTATTTATCAAATCTATATTGAAAGAGCATTTAAAAAAACAAAACTTATATATGCTTAAGATTAGTTATAATGACAAATCCGTAGAATTAATGGGCTTATTAGATACAGGAAATCGCCTTTATACTATAGGTGGTCAAAATCCAGTCATGATTATTGATAAATATGCATTACAACCATTATTAAATCAAAATGTTAATAACTTTTTAGAACAGAATTCCGCTGAAATGTGGATTACGAATGTAACACAATGCCACGATAAGGAATGGGTGAAATCTCTTTTTTTTATTCCATATAAAGGAATTGAAAATAGTGATGTTCTATTAGGATTTAAACCAGATTCTATCAGTGTTTTATCAGGTGTTTATAAAAAATTAGATCGTAATTTTGTTATTGCAATATGTTCTAAAAAGTTAGTCGAAAATGAAGAATATCGTATTTTATTGCACGCTGAAGTTCTAAATTATTTATAA
- a CDS encoding YggS family pyridoxal phosphate-dependent enzyme, producing MVILERLTQIREDIEVSIANRKNTKISKDVKMIAVTKNHDVYEMRKAIDLGILEIGENRIQEALEKKAVLERNVRWNLIGHLQTNKVKKAVEMFDLIQSVDSEKLALEINKAASQLNKRQDILIQVNVSNEKSKFGIDSDEVFRFAAFISSLKNIRLCGLMTIAPHYENTEMTRPIFKQLFQIFTDLKNKNLENTEIKWLSMGMTNDFKIAIEEGSNVIRIGTGIFGQRQY from the coding sequence ATCGTGATTTTAGAAAGATTGACTCAAATAAGAGAAGATATAGAAGTTAGTATTGCCAATAGGAAGAATACAAAAATATCAAAAGATGTAAAGATGATAGCCGTTACTAAGAATCATGATGTGTATGAGATGCGAAAAGCTATTGATCTAGGAATCTTAGAAATAGGTGAGAATCGAATTCAAGAAGCCCTAGAAAAAAAAGCTGTTTTGGAAAGAAATGTGAGATGGAATCTTATTGGACATCTACAGACAAATAAGGTAAAAAAAGCTGTAGAAATGTTTGATTTGATTCAATCTGTTGATAGTGAAAAATTAGCGTTGGAAATTAATAAGGCTGCAAGCCAATTAAATAAACGGCAAGATATTTTAATTCAAGTTAACGTTTCAAATGAAAAAAGCAAATTTGGAATTGATAGTGATGAAGTTTTTAGATTTGCTGCGTTTATAAGTAGTCTTAAAAATATTCGACTATGCGGCTTAATGACGATTGCACCGCATTATGAAAATACGGAGATGACCAGACCAATTTTTAAACAGTTGTTTCAAATTTTCACAGATTTAAAAAATAAGAATCTTGAAAATACAGAGATAAAATGGCTTTCTATGGGGATGACAAATGATTTTAAAATTGCAATAGAAGAAGGTTCTAACGTTATTCGAATTGGCACGGGTATTTTTGGACAAAGGCAATATTAA
- the spoIIR gene encoding stage II sporulation protein R yields the protein MRKNFLKNISIIFTICFIIVSINILMENIEAHNSTIYDKENEDLIRLHVLANSDSPEDQKVKLLVRDAIIQYLSPKLAHVTNREIAKQIVLENEAALIEISKSVLYMHGFVYPVNMEFGTFDFPIKAYGTLVLPEGKYEAVRILLGDARGANWWCVLFPPLCFIDETNMTESMPGVFEEPPQNEDKDNSIKIKFKLLELIQ from the coding sequence ATGAGAAAGAATTTTTTAAAAAATATTAGTATTATATTTACGATATGTTTTATTATTGTAAGTATCAATATTTTAATGGAAAATATTGAAGCACACAATAGCACAATCTATGATAAAGAGAACGAAGATTTAATTCGACTTCATGTTTTGGCGAATAGTGATAGTCCTGAAGATCAAAAAGTCAAGCTTTTGGTTCGAGATGCTATTATTCAATATTTATCTCCGAAGCTAGCACATGTAACGAATCGTGAAATTGCAAAGCAGATCGTTTTGGAGAATGAAGCTGCGTTAATTGAGATTTCAAAATCAGTTTTATATATGCATGGTTTCGTTTATCCAGTAAATATGGAATTTGGCACTTTTGATTTTCCAATAAAAGCTTATGGGACATTAGTTTTACCTGAGGGAAAATATGAAGCGGTTCGAATCCTCTTAGGAGATGCGAGAGGGGCTAATTGGTGGTGTGTCTTATTTCCTCCACTGTGTTTTATTGATGAGACAAACATGACAGAAAGCATGCCCGGTGTTTTCGAAGAACCCCCTCAAAATGAAGATAAAGATAATTCTATAAAAATTAAATTTAAGTTACTAGAGTTAATACAATAA
- the nrdR gene encoding transcriptional regulator NrdR: protein MRCPFCGIGDSKVIDSRSADEGNTIRRRRECSNCCKRFTTYEVIEQIPLMVIKKDGRRVVFDKNKILNGIIRSCEKRANSMESITMLADRIEKELRNTMDREIPSKVIGELVMKHLKEFDQVAYVRFASVYRKFADINHFMQELETLMKMKKSRE, encoded by the coding sequence ATGCGTTGTCCATTTTGTGGTATAGGTGATAGTAAAGTTATTGACTCACGTTCAGCTGATGAAGGAAATACAATTAGAAGACGTCGTGAATGTTCAAACTGTTGTAAGAGATTTACTACGTATGAAGTTATAGAACAAATTCCTTTGATGGTAATAAAAAAGGATGGAAGACGTGTCGTTTTTGATAAGAATAAAATACTAAACGGTATTATCCGTTCATGTGAAAAAAGAGCTAATTCAATGGAAAGCATAACAATGCTAGCGGATAGAATAGAAAAAGAGCTGCGTAATACTATGGATAGAGAAATTCCAAGTAAAGTCATTGGAGAATTAGTAATGAAACACTTAAAGGAATTTGATCAAGTTGCATATGTTCGATTTGCATCAGTTTACAGAAAATTTGCTGATATCAATCATTTTATGCAAGAATTAGAGACTTTAATGAAAATGAAAAAATCCAGAGAATAA